In Corynebacterium guangdongense, one DNA window encodes the following:
- a CDS encoding cupin domain-containing protein, whose product MSEHDYSNKHVEYVAPEATPEEQAELDDMYKRMDEIHLKPLWRTIGSLMPNSPESQAVAHKWDWEELYKLAQRSGELVPVGRGGERRAIGLCNPGLGGNPYISPTLWAAIQYLAPGENAPEHRHSQNAFRFVIEGEGVWTVVNGDAVPMKRGDFLLTPGWNFHGHHNIATEPMAWLDGLDIPFAHQMDTGFFEYGTEKLTDESTPDYSRSERLWANPGLRPVAFPGRTTQSTIGRYAWEHTDKALNEQLALEDAGFPGVVGPGHAAVRYTNPTTGGDVMSTIRAEFHRMRPGASTTPVHEVGNRVFQVFEGSATAYVGDETFELNHGDVVNVPSWKKWHIEAGADGVDLFNFSDFPIFEKLDLARTYTPEGV is encoded by the coding sequence ATGAGCGAACACGACTACTCAAACAAGCATGTCGAGTACGTGGCCCCCGAGGCCACGCCGGAAGAGCAGGCTGAGCTCGATGACATGTACAAGCGCATGGACGAGATCCACCTCAAGCCGCTGTGGCGCACCATCGGTTCCCTGATGCCGAACTCCCCGGAGTCGCAGGCCGTCGCCCACAAGTGGGACTGGGAGGAGCTGTACAAGCTGGCCCAGCGCTCCGGCGAGCTGGTCCCGGTCGGCCGCGGCGGCGAGCGTCGCGCCATCGGCCTGTGCAACCCCGGCCTCGGCGGGAACCCGTACATCTCCCCCACCCTGTGGGCGGCCATCCAGTACCTGGCCCCGGGCGAGAACGCCCCGGAGCACCGCCACTCCCAGAACGCCTTCCGCTTCGTCATCGAGGGCGAAGGCGTCTGGACCGTCGTCAACGGTGACGCGGTCCCGATGAAGCGCGGCGATTTCCTGCTCACCCCGGGCTGGAACTTCCACGGCCACCACAACATCGCGACCGAGCCGATGGCCTGGCTGGACGGCCTGGACATCCCGTTCGCCCACCAGATGGACACCGGCTTCTTCGAGTACGGGACCGAGAAGCTCACCGACGAGTCCACCCCGGACTACTCCCGTTCCGAGCGCCTGTGGGCCAACCCGGGCCTGCGCCCGGTCGCCTTCCCGGGCCGGACCACCCAGTCCACCATCGGCCGCTACGCCTGGGAGCACACCGACAAGGCCCTCAACGAGCAGTTGGCTCTGGAGGACGCCGGCTTCCCGGGCGTCGTCGGCCCGGGCCACGCGGCGGTTCGCTACACTAACCCGACCACCGGCGGCGACGTGATGTCCACCATCCGTGCCGAGTTCCACCGCATGCGCCCCGGTGCGTCCACCACGCCGGTCCACGAGGTCGGCAACCGCGTCTTCCAGGTCTTTGAGGGCTCGGCCACCGCATACGTCGGCGACGAGACCTTTGAGCTCAACCACGGCGACGTCGTCAACGTCCCGTCCTGGAAGAAGTGGCACATCGAGGCCGGCGCCGACGGCGTCGACCTGTTCAACTTCTCCGACTTCCCGATCTTCGAGAAGCTGGATCTGGCCCGTACCTACACCCCTGAAGGAGTCTAA
- a CDS encoding peptide chain release factor 3 yields MSTTAEAARRRTFAVIAHPDAGKSTLTEALALHAHIITEAGATHGKGNRKATVSDWMEMEKDRGISIASSALQFEYAHEGTDYMINLVDTPGHADFSEDTYRVLSAVDAAVMLIDAAKGLEPQTLKLFRVCKARGLPIITVINKWDRIGQEPLELVEEIVTEIDLQPTPLYWPVGEAGDFRGLAHVNADGEVDEYVHFDRTAGGATIAPETFFAPDAAAEQEEDAWETAVAEAELLAGDGAIHDQELFEQCVTSPLIFASAMLNFGVHQILDTLCAIAPSPAGRASDPAAIEASTSAVDEFREIEDDFSGVVFKVQAGMDKNHRDTLAFMRVVSGEFDRGMQVTHAQSGRSFSSKYALTVFGRTRETVETAYPGDIVGLVNAGSLAPGDTIYAGRKVQYPPMPQFAPEHFRILRAKSLGKYKQFRKALDQLEAEGVVQILRNDARGDANPVMAAVGPMQFEVMQGRMANEYNVETVTEPIPYTVARLTDEASAPELGRQRGVEIFTRGDGALVALFGDKWKLAFIEKEHPGLTIEPMVAD; encoded by the coding sequence ATGAGCACCACCGCCGAAGCCGCCCGCCGTCGCACATTCGCCGTCATCGCCCACCCGGACGCGGGTAAGTCGACGCTGACCGAGGCGCTGGCCCTGCACGCGCACATCATCACCGAGGCCGGCGCCACCCACGGCAAGGGCAACCGCAAGGCCACCGTCTCCGACTGGATGGAGATGGAGAAGGACCGCGGCATCTCCATCGCCTCCTCCGCGCTGCAGTTCGAGTACGCCCACGAAGGCACCGACTACATGATCAACCTGGTCGACACCCCGGGCCACGCGGACTTCTCCGAGGACACCTACCGTGTGCTGTCCGCCGTCGACGCCGCCGTCATGCTCATCGACGCCGCCAAGGGCCTCGAGCCCCAGACCCTCAAGCTCTTCCGCGTCTGCAAGGCCCGCGGCCTGCCGATCATCACGGTGATCAACAAGTGGGACCGCATCGGCCAGGAGCCGCTGGAGCTGGTCGAGGAGATCGTCACCGAGATCGACCTCCAGCCCACCCCGCTGTACTGGCCGGTCGGCGAGGCGGGCGACTTCCGCGGCCTGGCCCACGTCAACGCCGACGGCGAGGTCGACGAGTACGTCCACTTCGACCGCACCGCCGGCGGCGCCACCATCGCCCCGGAGACCTTCTTCGCCCCGGACGCCGCCGCCGAGCAGGAGGAGGATGCCTGGGAGACCGCCGTCGCCGAGGCCGAGCTGCTCGCCGGTGACGGCGCCATCCACGACCAGGAGCTCTTCGAGCAGTGCGTCACCTCGCCGCTGATCTTCGCCTCCGCGATGCTCAACTTCGGCGTCCACCAGATCCTCGACACGCTCTGCGCCATTGCCCCGTCGCCCGCCGGCCGGGCCTCCGACCCGGCGGCGATTGAGGCGTCGACAAGCGCAGTCGACGAATTCCGCGAGATCGAGGACGATTTCTCCGGCGTCGTGTTCAAGGTGCAGGCCGGCATGGACAAGAACCACCGTGACACCCTCGCCTTCATGCGCGTCGTCTCCGGCGAGTTCGACCGCGGCATGCAGGTCACCCACGCCCAGTCCGGGCGCAGCTTCTCCTCCAAGTACGCGCTGACCGTCTTCGGCCGCACCCGCGAAACCGTCGAGACCGCCTACCCGGGCGACATCGTCGGCCTCGTCAACGCCGGTTCCCTGGCCCCCGGCGACACCATCTACGCCGGGCGCAAGGTGCAGTACCCGCCGATGCCGCAGTTCGCCCCTGAGCACTTCCGCATCCTGCGCGCCAAGTCCCTGGGCAAGTACAAGCAGTTCCGCAAGGCCCTCGACCAGCTCGAGGCCGAGGGGGTCGTGCAGATCCTGCGCAACGACGCCCGCGGCGACGCCAACCCCGTCATGGCCGCCGTCGGCCCCATGCAGTTCGAGGTCATGCAGGGCCGCATGGCCAACGAGTACAACGTCGAGACCGTCACCGAACCCATCCCCTACACCGTCGCCCGCCTCACCGACGAGGCCTCCGCGCCCGAGCTGGGCCGGCAGCGCGGCGTGGAGATCTTCACCCGCGGTGACGGCGCCCTGGTGGCCCTCTTCGGCGACAAGTGGAAGCTCGCGTTCATCGAGAAGGAGCACCCGGGCCTGACCATCGAGCCGATGGTCGCCGACTAG
- a CDS encoding L-serine ammonia-lyase, translating into MGISVVDLFSIGIGPSSSHTVGPMRAAAEYVGEHGLPGSAHITLRGSLALTGRGHGTDRAVLLGLVGWTPTTVSADVAPVLGERIPTSGTISGPAGTIDYELVFDPEPAPEHPNCLTINGVDYFSIGGGFILDRAGMSSRTHAAEADAPGAYPFDSWAELEAYGRDVEEIMRANEPADVDKHLDAVWATMQDCVRAGLSTPGTLPGGLNVARRAPAMYERLSAETSKLDPMNAMDWVNLYALAVNEENAAGGRVVTAPTNGAAGIIPAVMHYAKDFLPSLDHRRFLLAAGAVGIVVKKNASISGAEVGCQGEVGSAAAMAAAGLAATMGCSTTQIGNAAEIALEHNLGLTCDPVGGLVQIPCIERNAIGAVKAINAARLAQFSDDTQRVSLDVAVETMAQTGRDMMSKYKETSMGGLAVALGMPVSLPEC; encoded by the coding sequence CCGCGGAGTACGTGGGCGAGCACGGGCTCCCGGGCTCCGCGCACATCACGCTGCGCGGCTCGCTCGCGCTCACCGGCCGAGGCCACGGCACCGACCGTGCCGTGCTGCTGGGCCTGGTGGGCTGGACGCCCACCACGGTGAGCGCCGACGTCGCCCCCGTGCTCGGGGAGCGGATCCCGACCAGCGGCACCATCTCCGGCCCCGCCGGCACCATCGACTACGAGCTCGTCTTCGACCCGGAGCCCGCGCCCGAGCACCCCAACTGCCTGACGATCAACGGCGTCGACTACTTCTCCATCGGCGGTGGCTTCATCCTCGACCGCGCCGGGATGTCCTCCCGCACCCACGCCGCCGAGGCCGACGCGCCCGGGGCCTACCCCTTCGACTCCTGGGCGGAGCTCGAGGCCTACGGGCGGGACGTGGAGGAGATCATGCGCGCCAATGAACCGGCTGACGTCGACAAGCATCTCGACGCGGTGTGGGCCACCATGCAGGACTGCGTCAGGGCGGGCTTGTCGACGCCGGGCACCCTCCCCGGCGGCCTCAACGTCGCCCGCCGCGCCCCGGCGATGTATGAACGTCTCTCGGCGGAGACCAGCAAGCTCGACCCGATGAACGCAATGGACTGGGTCAACCTCTACGCCCTGGCCGTCAACGAGGAGAACGCCGCCGGTGGGCGCGTCGTCACCGCCCCCACCAACGGCGCGGCCGGCATCATCCCCGCCGTGATGCACTACGCGAAGGACTTCCTGCCCAGCCTGGACCACCGGCGTTTCCTGCTGGCGGCCGGGGCGGTGGGCATCGTCGTGAAGAAGAACGCCTCGATCTCCGGCGCCGAGGTCGGCTGCCAGGGTGAGGTCGGCTCCGCGGCGGCGATGGCAGCGGCGGGCCTGGCGGCGACGATGGGCTGCTCGACGACCCAGATCGGCAACGCCGCCGAGATCGCGCTTGAGCACAACCTCGGCCTGACCTGCGACCCGGTCGGCGGGCTGGTGCAGATCCCGTGCATCGAGCGCAACGCCATCGGCGCGGTCAAGGCGATCAACGCCGCCCGGCTGGCGCAGTTCAGTGACGACACCCAGCGCGTCAGCCTCGACGTGGCGGTGGAGACCATGGCCCAAACCGGCCGGGACATGATGTCGAAGTACAAGGAGACCTCGATGGGCGGCCTGGCGGTGGCGCTGGGGATGCCCGTCAGCCTGCCCGAGTGCTGA
- a CDS encoding nitronate monooxygenase — MRIIVAPMAGGPSTPALVRAAAEAGAFGFLATGALSPAQAEAEMSACDDVRYGVNLFARQEPLASLAEVRAVAGELGVEVPAVDYSNGWEEKFAAVLRHRPAVASSIFGPFSAGEIAQLHDRGIEAWITVTTPADARAADALGADALVVQGPEAGGHRATWTVDEEPDARPLPELLDACRAVTGLPLIAAGGVRTPADVRALRADAVACGSAFLLAEEAGTSPANRELLRRGGETVSTRAFSGRWARGLPNGHDLDAAIYPYLRPMMKQIGAPYCLVGTGVDKLRAGTAAEILAWLEN, encoded by the coding sequence ATGAGAATCATCGTCGCCCCCATGGCCGGTGGGCCGTCCACCCCGGCGCTGGTGCGCGCCGCCGCCGAGGCCGGCGCCTTCGGCTTCCTGGCCACCGGCGCCCTGAGCCCGGCGCAGGCCGAGGCCGAGATGTCCGCCTGCGACGACGTCCGCTACGGCGTCAACCTCTTCGCCCGCCAGGAGCCGCTGGCCTCGCTCGCCGAGGTGCGGGCAGTGGCCGGTGAACTCGGCGTCGAGGTGCCCGCCGTCGACTACAGCAACGGCTGGGAGGAGAAGTTCGCGGCGGTGCTGCGCCACCGCCCGGCGGTTGCCTCCTCGATTTTCGGGCCCTTCAGCGCGGGGGAGATCGCCCAGCTCCACGACCGCGGCATCGAGGCGTGGATCACCGTCACCACCCCCGCCGACGCCCGCGCTGCCGACGCCCTGGGCGCTGACGCGCTCGTCGTCCAGGGCCCGGAGGCCGGCGGGCACCGCGCCACCTGGACCGTCGACGAGGAACCGGACGCCCGCCCGCTGCCGGAGCTTCTCGACGCCTGCCGCGCCGTGACCGGCCTGCCGCTCATCGCGGCCGGAGGTGTACGCACCCCGGCCGATGTCCGGGCGCTTCGGGCCGACGCGGTCGCCTGCGGCTCCGCCTTCCTGCTGGCTGAGGAGGCGGGCACCAGCCCGGCCAACCGGGAGCTGCTGCGCCGGGGCGGGGAGACGGTGTCCACCCGGGCCTTCTCGGGACGCTGGGCCCGGGGGCTGCCCAACGGCCATGACCTCGATGCGGCGATCTACCCCTATCTGCGGCCGATGATGAAGCAGATCGGGGCGCCGTACTGCCTGGTGGGGACGGGCGTCGACAAGCTGCGGGCGGGCACCGCGGCGGAGATTCTCGCCTGGCTGGAAAACTGA
- the pth gene encoding aminoacyl-tRNA hydrolase, protein MVGVSLWSRIFRPRPRLVTDWLVVGLGNPGEEYAATRHNVGYMALDDLLADAGDVLTPHGKALVCPVTWGGQKVLLMRSRTYMNHSGQALAGLDVPAERVIVLHDELDLPAHQVRLKKGGNENGHNGLKSITETLGTRDYLRVRIGIGRPPTGTPVPEHVLGPVDAGAGLDEAIAAAADAARLLVTEGLARAQNEIHSRR, encoded by the coding sequence CTGGTCGGCGTGTCTCTCTGGTCAAGAATCTTTCGTCCCCGCCCCCGGCTGGTCACCGACTGGCTCGTCGTCGGTCTCGGCAATCCCGGCGAGGAGTACGCCGCCACCCGCCACAACGTCGGCTACATGGCCCTCGACGACCTGCTCGCCGACGCCGGCGACGTGCTCACCCCGCACGGCAAAGCCCTGGTGTGCCCGGTGACCTGGGGCGGCCAGAAGGTGCTGCTGATGCGCTCACGCACCTACATGAACCACAGCGGCCAGGCGCTGGCCGGGCTGGACGTGCCCGCCGAACGCGTCATCGTCCTCCACGACGAACTCGACCTGCCCGCCCACCAGGTGCGGCTGAAGAAGGGGGGCAACGAGAACGGCCACAACGGGCTGAAGTCGATCACCGAGACGCTCGGCACGCGGGACTACCTGCGGGTGCGCATCGGCATCGGCCGTCCCCCCACGGGCACGCCGGTCCCCGAGCACGTCCTGGGCCCCGTCGACGCCGGGGCGGGCCTCGACGAGGCCATCGCCGCCGCGGCCGACGCGGCCCGGCTGCTGGTCACCGAGGGGCTGGCGCGGGCGCAGAACGAGATCCACTCGCGTCGTTAG
- a CDS encoding maleylpyruvate isomerase family mycothiol-dependent enzyme, with protein sequence MTQSFHDLPREERLSIARRGTSHYSNQLALIDNADFRSPSRLAGWDIATLVAHTAYNASALVNLVDWANTGVETPMYPSPDARAEQIAYGATLIPDALRNLHDHTLVRLDVAWRDSSEQAWDNEVKTAQGRTVPMVETLWMRTREVWIHAVDLNQTATFSDIPRVVLDTLVPEIVGKWSNTGAGEGLVLVDSESGERFPVTPGAETTEVVGTKTGLARWATGRGAHGVNADAPQPPRWL encoded by the coding sequence ATGACGCAGTCCTTCCACGATCTGCCGCGCGAGGAACGCCTCAGCATTGCTCGTCGTGGCACGTCGCACTACTCGAACCAGCTGGCGCTGATCGACAACGCCGATTTCCGGTCCCCGTCGCGCCTGGCGGGCTGGGACATCGCCACCCTGGTGGCGCACACCGCGTACAACGCGAGTGCGCTGGTCAATCTGGTGGACTGGGCCAACACCGGCGTCGAGACGCCGATGTACCCGAGCCCGGACGCCCGTGCCGAGCAGATCGCCTACGGCGCGACGCTCATCCCGGACGCCCTGCGCAACCTCCACGACCACACGCTCGTCCGCCTGGACGTCGCCTGGCGCGACTCCTCCGAGCAGGCGTGGGACAACGAGGTCAAGACCGCCCAGGGCCGGACGGTCCCGATGGTGGAGACGCTGTGGATGCGCACCCGCGAGGTCTGGATCCACGCCGTCGATCTGAACCAGACGGCGACCTTCTCGGACATCCCCCGGGTCGTGCTGGACACGCTGGTCCCGGAGATCGTCGGCAAGTGGTCCAACACCGGCGCCGGCGAAGGTCTGGTGCTCGTCGACTCCGAGTCGGGCGAGCGCTTCCCGGTCACCCCGGGCGCCGAGACCACCGAGGTCGTCGGCACGAAGACCGGCCTGGCCCGCTGGGCCACCGGCCGTGGCGCCCACGGCGTCAACGCCGACGCCCCGCAGCCGCCGCGCTGGCTCTAG
- a CDS encoding MFS transporter — MTEHSAHASGGSHPTVPTSPPPGLDGAGFTVLGISGRRLAAVLIGWFFVVFDGYDLIVYGTVQAELMEEWNLSAGQAGTVGSMAFVGMVIGAVAIGRLSDRVGRKTAVIGSVVVLSVFTILCGLAPSVWLFGAFRLLAGIGLGGLVPSVNAMTADLVPPSRMSAWSTVMMSGVPLGGSVAALLAQVIVPIDENWGWRAMFLLAMVPLIIGIPLAAKVIPSDQEIEADHRARGLLAGTETEASQKAPGYGALFSPEYRAVTVWFALATFVTLLAWYGLGTWLPKLMQEEGYDFGASLNFTLALNLGAIIGSVVTAWAGDRFGPVRSGVVAAGVAGVALLGLLSGPPILAVYAILVLAGVGTHGTQILIIAAVTHFYPHLLRGTALGWALGVGRLGAVAAPQLAGLLLGWGLGPESNYLMFAIAALLSALSLFILDRLQRRDRGQGGETTTVVQAAPTPR, encoded by the coding sequence ATGACAGAACACTCCGCCCACGCATCAGGGGGTTCCCATCCCACGGTGCCAACCTCCCCGCCACCAGGCCTCGACGGGGCCGGGTTCACGGTGCTCGGCATCTCCGGGCGTCGTCTCGCAGCCGTGCTGATCGGCTGGTTCTTCGTCGTCTTCGACGGTTACGACCTCATCGTCTACGGCACCGTCCAGGCAGAGCTCATGGAGGAGTGGAACCTCTCCGCGGGCCAGGCCGGCACCGTGGGTTCCATGGCCTTCGTCGGCATGGTCATCGGCGCGGTCGCCATCGGCCGTCTCTCGGACCGGGTCGGACGCAAGACCGCGGTCATCGGCTCCGTCGTGGTCCTGTCGGTGTTCACGATTCTGTGCGGCCTGGCCCCGAGCGTCTGGCTCTTCGGCGCTTTCCGTCTGCTGGCCGGGATCGGCCTGGGCGGTCTGGTCCCGTCGGTCAACGCGATGACCGCCGACCTGGTCCCGCCGAGCCGGATGTCCGCCTGGTCCACCGTCATGATGTCCGGCGTCCCGCTGGGCGGCTCCGTTGCCGCGCTGCTGGCGCAGGTCATCGTCCCGATCGACGAGAACTGGGGCTGGCGCGCGATGTTCCTGCTGGCCATGGTGCCGCTGATCATCGGGATCCCACTGGCCGCAAAGGTCATCCCCTCGGACCAGGAGATTGAGGCCGACCACCGCGCCCGGGGGCTGCTCGCCGGCACGGAGACCGAGGCGTCTCAGAAGGCGCCGGGTTACGGCGCGCTGTTCTCCCCGGAGTACCGTGCGGTCACCGTCTGGTTCGCGCTCGCGACCTTTGTCACCCTGCTGGCGTGGTATGGCCTGGGCACGTGGCTGCCGAAGCTCATGCAGGAGGAGGGCTACGATTTCGGCGCCTCCCTCAACTTCACCCTGGCATTGAACCTGGGCGCCATCATCGGCTCCGTCGTCACGGCCTGGGCCGGTGACCGCTTCGGGCCGGTGCGCTCGGGCGTGGTCGCCGCGGGCGTGGCGGGAGTGGCGCTGCTCGGTCTGCTCAGCGGGCCCCCCATACTCGCTGTATACGCCATCCTGGTGCTCGCCGGCGTCGGCACGCACGGCACCCAGATCCTGATCATCGCCGCCGTCACGCACTTCTACCCCCATCTGCTGCGTGGCACGGCCCTGGGGTGGGCGCTGGGCGTGGGCCGGCTGGGCGCGGTCGCCGCGCCGCAGTTGGCGGGCCTGCTGCTGGGCTGGGGCCTGGGCCCCGAGTCGAACTACCTGATGTTCGCCATCGCCGCCCTGCTCTCCGCGCTGTCGCTGTTCATCCTCGACAGGTTGCAGCGCAGGGACCGGGGCCAGGGTGGCGAGACGACCACCGTCGTGCAGGCTGCCCCGACCCCCCGTTAA
- a CDS encoding fumarylacetoacetate hydrolase family protein, with protein MRLATIRSNGTTFAARVETDTTAVKIEGFANVGDLLKEDNWEQLAEQAAGDAVSFEKTDLEAVIPAPNKIVCVGLNYANHIKEMGRNLPTHPTLFVKYPDALTGPYDDVLVPEYANSELDWEGELVVVIGKRARRVKAADAQDYIAGYAVMNDYTMRDYQYRTLQWHQGKSFEKSAGFGPWLTTKDSFEFGGELATYLEGEKMQTTPTDDLVFGPEALIEYISHIYPLDAGDVIVTGTPGGVGHARDPKRYIGDGQTVTVSIDGLGEVANKTVFE; from the coding sequence ATGCGTCTTGCAACCATCCGTTCCAACGGCACCACTTTCGCCGCCCGCGTCGAGACCGACACCACCGCCGTCAAGATCGAGGGCTTCGCCAACGTCGGCGACCTGCTGAAGGAGGACAACTGGGAGCAGCTCGCCGAGCAGGCCGCCGGTGACGCGGTCTCCTTCGAGAAGACCGACCTCGAGGCCGTCATCCCGGCCCCGAACAAGATCGTGTGTGTCGGCCTGAACTACGCCAACCACATCAAGGAGATGGGCCGTAACCTGCCGACCCACCCGACGCTGTTCGTCAAGTACCCGGACGCCTTGACCGGCCCGTACGACGACGTGCTGGTGCCGGAGTACGCCAACTCCGAGCTGGACTGGGAGGGCGAGCTGGTCGTCGTCATCGGCAAGCGCGCCCGCCGCGTCAAGGCCGCCGACGCCCAGGACTACATCGCCGGTTACGCCGTCATGAACGACTACACCATGCGTGACTACCAGTACCGCACCCTCCAGTGGCACCAGGGCAAGTCCTTCGAGAAGTCCGCCGGTTTCGGTCCGTGGCTGACCACCAAGGACTCCTTCGAGTTCGGCGGCGAGCTGGCCACCTACCTCGAGGGCGAGAAGATGCAGACGACCCCGACCGATGACCTGGTCTTCGGCCCGGAGGCGCTGATCGAGTACATCTCCCACATCTACCCGCTGGACGCCGGCGACGTCATCGTCACCGGTACCCCGGGCGGCGTCGGCCACGCCCGCGACCCGAAGCGCTACATCGGTGACGGCCAGACCGTCACCGTCTCGATCGACGGCCTGGGTGAGGTCGCCAACAAGACGGTGTTCGAGTAA
- a CDS encoding NADPH-dependent FMN reductase has product MSTIGIIIGSIREGRSGASVAEWIKAQADARTSDVAYELVDLKEFNVPLLDSAVVPGAANKRYDNEAVQNWSDKIDSLDGYIFVTPEYNHSVPGALKNAFDALGAEWAAKPIAFVGYGAAGGVRAVEHWRTIVANFSMIDIRTQLDLSLFTEFTENGFAPNERRAGELEAIFTELEDWAQKLA; this is encoded by the coding sequence ATGTCCACCATCGGCATCATCATCGGCTCCATCCGCGAGGGCCGCTCCGGCGCCTCCGTCGCGGAGTGGATCAAGGCGCAGGCCGACGCGCGCACCTCCGACGTCGCCTACGAGCTCGTCGACCTCAAGGAGTTCAACGTCCCCCTGCTCGACTCCGCGGTCGTTCCGGGCGCGGCCAACAAGCGGTACGACAACGAGGCCGTGCAGAACTGGTCCGACAAGATCGACTCCCTCGACGGTTACATCTTCGTCACCCCGGAGTACAACCACTCCGTGCCGGGCGCGCTGAAGAACGCCTTCGACGCCCTGGGCGCCGAGTGGGCCGCCAAGCCCATCGCCTTCGTCGGCTACGGCGCCGCCGGCGGCGTCCGCGCGGTGGAGCACTGGCGCACCATCGTCGCCAACTTCTCGATGATCGACATCCGCACCCAGCTGGATCTGAGCCTGTTCACCGAGTTCACCGAGAACGGTTTCGCCCCGAACGAGCGTCGCGCGGGCGAGCTGGAGGCCATCTTCACCGAGCTCGAGGACTGGGCGCAGAAGCTCGCCTAA
- a CDS encoding IclR family transcriptional regulator, giving the protein MIQVGPTHGAPPRDYLQSVDLALVLILMLRDAGSLTISTAAADLDVASSTVHRSLSMLVYRGFALRGEGRDYVAGPALSSSSLAPGVGAGLARLTRGYLDAITRATGETTQLMILTGNKCNVITSAEGTTDGHISTRRGQIIPAEQNAGGLAMLAEQSASELRGLYPSMPDVTFDDLRRTLRRSRDRGFAINHGLYEPDVSAVGACLRNDLGDVLGAITVSVPTQRFRQIYRRCAEVLTVHVRDLNRTLTTVDSRDLGR; this is encoded by the coding sequence ATGATTCAGGTTGGCCCCACCCACGGCGCTCCCCCGCGCGACTATCTCCAGTCCGTGGATCTCGCCCTTGTGCTCATCCTCATGCTCCGCGACGCCGGCTCGCTGACCATCTCCACCGCCGCCGCCGACCTCGACGTCGCCTCCTCCACCGTGCACCGCTCCCTGTCCATGCTCGTCTACCGTGGTTTTGCCCTACGTGGCGAAGGGCGTGACTACGTCGCGGGCCCCGCACTCAGCTCCTCCAGCCTCGCCCCCGGCGTCGGCGCCGGCCTGGCCCGGCTCACCCGCGGCTACCTCGACGCCATCACCCGCGCCACCGGCGAAACCACCCAGCTGATGATCCTGACCGGCAACAAATGCAACGTCATCACCTCCGCCGAAGGCACCACCGACGGCCACATCAGCACCCGTCGCGGCCAGATCATCCCCGCCGAGCAGAACGCCGGCGGCCTGGCCATGCTCGCCGAACAGTCCGCCAGCGAACTGCGCGGACTCTACCCCTCCATGCCAGACGTCACCTTCGACGACCTGCGCCGCACCCTGCGCCGCTCCCGTGACCGCGGCTTCGCCATCAACCACGGCCTCTACGAACCCGACGTCTCCGCCGTGGGCGCCTGCCTGCGCAATGACCTCGGCGACGTCCTGGGGGCCATCACCGTCAGCGTGCCCACCCAGCGCTTCCGCCAGATCTACCGCCGCTGCGCGGAAGTGCTGACGGTGCACGTCAGGGACCTGAACCGGACACTGACGACGGTGGACAGTCGGGATTTGGGACGATAA